In the Fretibacterium sp. OH1220_COT-178 genome, GAGCTCTCGGGGATCAACGGTCGCATCGCGGAATGGGAGGGGGTCTCCTCCGAGCTGGAGGATCTGGAGGTCCTCGAGGAGATGCTGCGGGAGGACGACGACGCCGAGCTGCAGGGGGAGTTCGAGCGGCGCGCGGAGGAGCTGCGCCGGACGCTGGAACATCACAAGCTGTTGATCCTCCTGGATGAGGAGTACGACACCTCCAACGCGATCCTGACCGTGCACGCCGGCTCCGGAGGGCTGGACTCCCAGGACTGGGCGGAGATGCTGCTCCGGATGTACCTGCGCTACGCGGAGCGCGAGGGCTTGAAGACGACGGTCCTGGAGGCCGCCTCCGACGAGGAGGCGGGGATCAAGAGCGCCACCGTGATGGTGGAGGGCGACCACGCCTACGGCTTCCTGAAGGGCGAGAAGGGCGTGCACCGTCTGGTGCGCATCTCGCCGTTCGACTCCGCGCATCGGCGCCACACCAGCTTCGCCTCGGTGGGGGTGTCGCCGGAGTTCCCGGACGACGTGGACGTGGAGGTGCGCGCCGAGGACCTTCGGGTGGACACCTTCCGGGCCAGCGGAGCGGGCGGACAGTACGTGAACCGGACGGACTCCGCCGTGCGCATCACCCACATTCCGACGGGGATCGTGGTGAGCTGTCAGAACGAGCGGTCGCAGCACATGAACCGCCAGGTGGCGATGCACGTGCTGAAGAGCAAGCTCTACGAGCTCGCGTTGCAGGAGCGGCAAAACGAGCTGGCCTCGGTGGTCGGGGACAAGAAGGAGAGCACGTGGGGCAGCCAGATCCGCTCCTACGTGCTGCATCCCTATACCCTGGCCAAGGACCACCGCACCGGGAGCGAGAAGGGCAACGTTCAGGCCGTGCTCGACGGGGACCTGG is a window encoding:
- the prfB gene encoding peptide chain release factor 2 (programmed frameshift); amino-acid sequence: MIVANVSVLEELRTLKRELQDSLDLPALRERAKELEAATSAPDFWSREGNQELLKELSGINGRIAEWEGVSSELEDLEVLEEMLREDDDAELQGEFERRAEELRRTLEHHKLLILLDEEYDTSNAILTVHAGSGGLDSQDWAEMLLRMYLRYAEREGLKTTVLEAASDEEAGIKSATVMVEGDHAYGFLKGEKGVHRLVRISPFDSAHRRHTSFASVGVSPEFPDDVDVEVRAEDLRVDTFRASGAGGQYVNRTDSAVRITHIPTGIVVSCQNERSQHMNRQVAMHVLKSKLYELALQERQNELASVVGDKKESTWGSQIRSYVLHPYTLAKDHRTGSEKGNVQAVLDGDLGDFIMGYLRWHARGEREA